One window of Nymphaea colorata isolate Beijing-Zhang1983 chromosome 1, ASM883128v2, whole genome shotgun sequence genomic DNA carries:
- the LOC116246063 gene encoding aquaporin TIP2-1 has protein sequence MAWIAFGRFDDSFNVASLKAYLAEFISTLLFVFAGVGSAIAYNKLTSDAALEPAGLVAIAVCHGFALFVAVSVGANISGGHVNPAVTFGLALGGQITILTGIFYWVAQLVGAIVACFLLKAVTGGLAIPTHGLGAGVGAVEGVVMEIIITFALVYTVYATAVDPKKGSLGTIAPIAIGFIVGANILAAGPFSGGSMNPARSFGPAVASGDFTDNWIYWVGPLIGGGLAGLIYGNVYMSPTEHIPL, from the exons ATGGCTTGGATTGCTTTTGGTCGCTTTGATGACTCTTTTAATGTTGCCTCTCTCAAGGCCTACCTTGCTGAGTTCATCTCCACCCTGCTCTTTGTATTCGCTGGCGTCGGTTCTGCAATTGCCTACA ATAAGCTCACAAGCGATGCAGCTCTAGAACCTGCTGGACTTGTAGCTATTGCAGTCTGCCATGGCTTTGCCTTGTTCGTGGCTGTTTCCGTCGGTGCCAACATCTCCGGTGGCCATGTCAACCCGGCTGTTACCTTTGGATTGGCTCTTGGGGGGCAGATCACAATTCTCACTGGCATCTTCTATTGGGTTGCCCAGCTTGTTGGAGCCATTGTAGCTTGCTTCCTACTCAAGGCTGTCACAGGAGGCTTG GCTATTCCAACTCATGGCCTGGGCGCCGGCGTCGGTGCAGTTGAAGGAGTCGTAATGGAGATTATCATAACTTTTGCATTGGTTTACACCGTCTATGCAACTGCAGTCGACCCGAAGAAGGGCTCATTGGGCACAATTGCACCCATAGCCATTGGGTTCATTGTGGGTGCCAACATCCTAGCAGCTGGTCCATTCTCTGGTGGCTCAATGAACCCGGCTCGCTCCTTCGGACCGGCTGTGGCCAGTGGGGACTTCACAGACAACTGGATCTACTGGGTTGGTCCTCTTATTGGAGGTGGCCTGGCTGGGCTTATTTACGGAAATGTTTACATGAGCCCCACAGAACATATCCCTCTGTAA